A genomic stretch from Plasmodium cynomolgi strain B DNA, chromosome 8, whole genome shotgun sequence includes:
- a CDS encoding hypothetical protein (putative): TNSPKPPHTKDDQNGDASGLTNSVDTLVENILEVVHYLEDMNNYIIDFKKELQSKFEHLVQHDANLYETYEHNENILTHIYSYNENKLHRYSKYLENLKNVKLDMFNDTINNIQRENIYYVNFVYKNLLSKIDLLSDLNKKKLDKERRKNLRELNKYLDELKNKMMIMEQKFSQVIKDKSESIRKSNQENINRFEASAMDYLNGNSNFDTFSSYVINDFLLNGKRINVLNYENNSFFKSNFLYFNFLHNYIKGKKNEKTMNIYIYLKDPLIKEYELSYLNYYVIVDLHIVDVIIKNVQMLAKEKGKSKNDFNDVLICVDNYTVKYNVLSSNIYLDMQPNIKNFFSNKIANNIDEKKIQDILTQLRKKNKSNYENTIFNDEYYKKMASGEESKDAVFDKKGKKLTTASGEGGGAGHPNLYIMKKNIFFDSKKEYYKKFLSFYTYEEIFRILCSNNRHCSVNILNSLDDVNKNTFILRSHLTIKNELKKFFQVHQSELLSSRRRGREEAHKQGKNQPSEASDAVQPSHQGESGQPGVSIQPGVTIQPGASIQPGASIQPGASIQPGVSSQPVTPLTPNICPVQKQNIFSSSDMCPRQGGKNPQPVPCSEDNLINMNNVDDYLNTYYVSYHDSFKVEEIKFINFFEVLIKKKVAVILEKNEFLKLYIFYGKKKLPSLPYTNLFFNCRTIIKIEVLRDVNTKQIIYSSRSFFLETLITLKEYKIKNESAYVIIETSDETSSIKKRLKMEMLYRISPMSHINAYIISNNGRETVYHKGNVYQRSANDIKEVISDIRNDFLNIILPQYNLFDLFDSHIYIIICLKNENC, from the exons ACGAACTCTCCGAAGCCGCCGCACACGAAGGatgatcaaaatggagacGCGTCTGGATTGACGAACAGTGTCGACACGCTGGTGGAGAATATCTTAGAAGTAGTACACTATTTGGAAGACATGAATAACTACATCATCGATTTTAAGAAGGAATTGCAAAGCAAATTCGAACACCTGGTTCAGCACGATGCCAATCTGTATGAGACCTATGaacataatgaaaatattttgactCATATTTACTCCTACAATGAAAATAAGCTACACAGATATTCCAAATATTTGGAGAATTTGAAGAATGTTAAGTTAGATATGTTTAATGACACAATTAATAATATCCAAAGGGAGAATATATACTACGTCAATTTTGTGTACAAGAATTTGCTGTCCAAGATTGACTTGCTGAGTGACCTCAACAAGAAG AAACTGGACAAGGAGAGGCGCAAGAACCTGCGCGAGCTGAACAAGTACCTGGATGAgctgaagaacaaaatgatgatTATGGAGCAAAAGTTCAGCCAAGTGATAAAGGACAAATCGGAAAGCATACGCAAGTCCAACCAAGAGAATATAAACAGATTCGAAGCATCTGCCATGGATTACCTAAATGGAAATAGCAACTTTGATACCTTCTCCAGTTACGTAATAAATGATTTCCTcctaaatggaaaaagaattaatgtcctaaattatgaaaataattccttCTTCAAGAGTAACTTCCTGTACTTTAATTTCTTACACAATTAtattaagggaaaaaaaaatgaaaaaactatgaatatttatatctATTTAAAGGACCCCTTGATAAAGGAATACGAGTTATCCTACTTGAATTACTACGTTATCGTTGATCTACACATCGTGGatgttattataaaaaatgtacagatGTTAGCAAaagagaagggaaaaagcaaaaacgaTTTCAACGATGTGCTTATTTGTGTAGACAATTACACAGTCAAGTACAACGTATTATCTAGTAACATATATTTAGACATGCAACCTAACATTAAGAACTTTTTTTCgaataaaattgcaaacaATATTGACGAAAAGAAAATCCAAGATATACTAACTCAGctcaggaagaaaaacaaatcgaaTTATGAGAAtaccatttttaatgatgaatattataaaaagatgGCTAGTGGAGAGGAGTCGAAAGATGCAGTCTTTGataagaaggggaagaagctgaCCACTGCTAGCGGTGAGGGTGGTGGAGCCGGCCATCCCAACCTCTACATtatgaagaagaatatcTTCTTCGACTCGAAGAAGGAGTACTACAAAAAGTTCTTGTCTTTCTACACATACGAAGAAATATTTCGTATCCTCTGTAGTAACAACAGACATTGCAGTGTGAATATCCTCAATTCGTTGGACgatgtgaataaaaatacattcatTTTGAGGAGCCACTTGACTATTAAAAACGAGCTGAAGAAGTTTTTTCAGGTCCACCAGAGCGAGCTGCTTAGCAGCAGGCGCAGGGGAAGGGAGGAGGCTCACAAGCAGGGGAAGAACCAGCCCAGCGAGGCGAGCGATGCGGTTCAGCCGAGTCACCAGGGGGAGTCAGGCCAACCAGGTGTGTCGATCCAACCTGGTGTGACTATCCAACCAGGTGCTTCTATCCAACCAGGTGCTTCTATCCAACCAGGTGCTTCTATCCAACCAGGTGTGTCTAGCCAACCGGTTACCCCGCTCACGCCAAACATATGCCCCGTGCAGAAGCAAAACATATTCTCCAGCAGCGACATGTGCCCGAggcagggggggaagaacccCCAGCCAGTCCCGTGCAGCGAGGACAACTTGATTAACATGAACAATGTGGATGATTACCTGAATACGTATTACGTGTCATATCACGATTCGTTCAAAGTG gaggaaataaaattcataaacTTTTTCGAAgtgctcataaaaaaaaaagtagcagtCATCCTggagaaaaacgaattttTAAAGCTATACATTTTCTATGGGAAAAAGAAGCTGCCCAGTTTGCCGTACACAAACTTGTTCTTTAACTGTAGgacaataataaaaattgaggTGCTCAGAGATGTGAACACAAAACAGATAATTTACTCCAGTAGGTCCTTCTTCCTGGAGACCTTAATAACATTGaaggaatataaaataaaaaacgaaagcgCCTACGTCATCATTGAAACGTCCGATGAAACGAGCTCCATTAAAAAAAgactcaaaatggaaatgctATACAGAATATCTCCCATGTCACATATAAATGCTTACATCATTTCGAACAATGGCCGGGAGACTGTGTACCACAAGGGAAACGTATACCAGAGGTCTGCCAATGACATCAAGGAAGTTATCAGTGATATTCGCAACGATTTCCTCAACATCATTCTCCCGCAGTACAATTTGTTCGACCTGTTCGACAGCCATATATACATCATTATTTGTTTGAAGAACGAGAACTGC
- a CDS encoding hypothetical protein (putative), which produces ASLSGVEPREEEEEQQSALPHGGSDRDANHSSENDGDVLQAEGAVHEAGGSANGSKEGEGKKTGGTYLNLDGGSPHKSGEESDEVPVDTKDSVTNIEQMHLNEKKNGLFDVEIKDINDWKSKYRHLTSSFRKLEKEMNKTINSEHIEQITRRSIKQHKDFLDNEYKEWLSVLLKTVSEFKKNIGAHVSELNEKEYQILSKNIFEDFREKYLEERHLNIVLYLTVTKHDIPVDENVGKYLQGCYESVNTDKTLHNTIQKLLEVNAQIRDIGGRTGTWDDDEHNYFMKVYESNANWGDEVVISMLKSCMNKSEEEIIEHVSWYKQFISYNNIKNRCLNSISIVNVNEQRKNDSKVEEKKHMIQKWREKKQQESAIKMKELQEMKKEEMKINKIIRENIKKKKQMIQEQLNSKKEEMKKNVTHKNGKKMGKKKENKGTNGGLLHHEEDIHDRS; this is translated from the exons GCTTCGCTGAGCGGTGTAGAGCcgagggaggaagaagaagaacagcaAAGTGCACTACCTCATGGAGGCAGTGATAGAGATGCTAACCACTCGAGTGAAAACGACGGGGATGTGCTTCAAGCGGAAGGGGCCGTGCACGAAGCGGGGGGAAGCGCTAACGGTAGCAAAG agggggagggaaagAAAACCGGTGGCACCTATCTCAACTTAGACGGAGGTAGCCCACACAAGTCAGGTGAAGAGAGTGACGAGGTCCCCGTCGATACAAAGGACAGTGTTACTAACATCGAACAAATGCACCtgaacgaaaagaaaaatggcctCTTCGATGTCGAAATTAAGG ATATAAACGATTGGAAGTCCAAATATAGACACTTGACATCATC CTTCCGTAAATTGGAGAAGGAAATGAACAAAACGATCAACAGTGAACACATCGAGCAAATAACG AGACGAAGCATTAAGCAGCACAAAGACTTCCTAGACAACGAGTATAAGGag TGGCTGTCCGTTTTGCTAAAGACCGTTTCGgagttcaaaaaaaatattggggCTCACG TTTCCGAGCTGAACGAAAAGGAGTACCAAATTTTGTCCAAAAATATCTTCGAAGATTTCCGGGAGAAATACTTGGAAGAG AGACACCTAAACATCGTCCTCTATTTGACCGTGACCAAGCACGATATACCAGTTGACGAGAATGTTGGGAAGTACCTCCAGGGGTGTTACGAATCGGTGAACACGg ACAAGACGCTGCACAATACCATACAGAAGCTTCTGGAAGTGAATGCGCAAATTAGGGACATAGGCGGGAGAACG GGCACCTGGGATGACGATGAACACAACTACTTTATGAAGGTGTACGAGAGCAATGCGAATTGGGGAGATGAG GTTGTCATTAGCATGCTGAAAAGCTGCATGAACAAAtcggaggaagaaattattgAACACGTGTCTTGGTACAAGCAGTTCATCTCGTACAACAACATAAAGAACCGGTGCCTGAACAGCATCAGCATCGTTAATGTGAAT GAACAGCGCAAAAACGACTCCAAagttgaggagaaaaaacacatgaTACAGAAgtggagggagaaaaaac AGCAAGAGTCGGCAATCAAGATGAAGGAACTGCAAGAgatgaaaaaggaggaaatgaagataaacaaaataattcgCGAGAA catcaaaaagaaaaagcagatgATACAGGAGCAGCTGaacagcaaaaaggaggaaatgaagaaaaacgtaacgcacaaaaatgggaaaaaaatgggaaaaaaaaaggaaaacaaggGAACCAATGGTGGGCTCCTCCATCACGAGGAGGACATACACGATCGCTCGTGA